The genomic region GGGCGGGCGCTGCGCGTGAACGAGGCCCGCGAGCGACCGCGCTTCGGCGGTGGTGGCGGCGGCGGAGGCTACGGCCGGCGCTAGACGCTAATCCCGGCGCTCGGTCAGTGGCACGAACGGCGTGAGGGCCAGGGCGGCGAGGAGACCGCCCGGCGCGATCGCGAGCGCATACTCCGGGTAGACGACAAGCAGCGCGAAGACCGTGACGTAGAGGGGTATCGAGACGATGGCCCAGCGCCAGAACGTCACGGTCAGGATGCGGCCGCAGACCTTGCACTCGTGGTCGACAAGGGGGCCCATGGAAAGCCGGCGCGCCAGCGTCATCGCCCGCGCGCCGCAGCCGGGGCAGGTTACGCTCGGCAACACCGTCATCGCTGTCTCACCAGCGCCGCGGGCGGCCCTGCAGCACCCCTATTCCGATTCCACCACCAGCGCATGCGGCCCCACCTCAAGCGAGTCGCCCGGGCCGAGACTGAGCCAGGCGCCGCCTCCGTGGACGCGTCCGTCTAGGCGGTGGAACATCAGCTTGCCGTCACGGTACCAGACGCGGGCGTACTCATCCGCGATCCCTTCGAGCCGGATGTGGCAGCCCTCCCGCGCGCCGAGGGTCAGCGGCTCATCGCCGATCGGGTAGCGCTGCCCTTTGCTCGGGCCCCCGGCGACGACGAGGCTCAGGCGCGGGAAGGCGCCGTCGACTCGCGGGCCCTCCGGCGCCGTCTTCAGCTCTGAAGCGGCACGGGCGGCGAGCACGGCGAGTTCGGCGGCGAGCTTCCGGTCCCTCACCTTCGCTTGCACATACCGCCCGGAGACGGCTGTCACGCCCACGACCAGGATCGCCGCCAGGACGATGGCGATGAGCTGAGAGTTGTCGCTTTTGTCCGGCGGGGGCGGTAGCGGGGCCACCTCCGCCGGCACGGCGGTCGGGTCGGGGATGGTGCGGCGGGTCGTGTAGTCGGCGCGAACCTCGAGGGTTCCCGAGCCAGTGTTTATGCGGAGGAACAGCGAGCGCTGGCGGACGTCCGCGGGCGCCGAGGATTCGATGGTCAGGACGTACTGGCTGCGGAGCAGTTCCGCGAGCTGCTGATAGATACCTGGTATGGCGGCCGGCGTCGGGGCGGCGAAGAACGCGCCGCCGGTCTGGCCGGCCAGTTGCTCGAGATAGGCGCGGTCGATGCTCGGGCCCAGGCCGATCGCGTACACCGGGACGCCAGCCTCGGCGGCGAGGCGCAGCGATTCGTCGCGGGAGACGGTCGATACACCGCCGAAGTCCTGCCCGTCCGAGAGCAGGATAATTGCCCGGCGGGCAAGGCTCGCCGAGCGGGCGACCTCGACGGAGCGCGCAACGCCGGTATAGAGGGCCGTGTTCCCGACTGCCTGAAGGCGGTCCACCTCCTGCAGGGCAGGCGTGCGGTCAAGGGCGAGCGCGGTAAGGACGTTGACGTTGTCGCTGAAGCTTATCAGGGCAGCCTGGTCGACGGGCTGGAGGCTGCGCAGAAAGGTCCCGGCCGCCGCCTTCGCCTGGGTGATGGCGTTGCCCGCCATGCTGCCGCTGGTGTCGATCGTGAGGACGACGGCGACGCCGATGCGCTGGTCGACGACGGACTGCACGCTGGCGACGTTGGCGGCCGCGCCGGTCTCTTCGGCCTGGAAGGCCCCGGCGCCGAGGCCGGTCACCGGCCGGCCGCCGACCTCCGCCACGCTGAGGACGACGCGCACGCGGGGGAAGTCCGAGTCGTCGACTTCGATGATGCGGGCGGTCTGGTGATTGTCGGCGCGGACGGGGGCGGCGGCAAAGACGGCGCTAATGAGGAGCGCGACGAGTACCGATAACTCCATGAGGCGTGACACTAGTCGTCTCCCCGGCAGGGTGTCTCCAGTATGACAGACGGCGACGCCTACGAAAGGAAGCGGAAGATGGCCGAGCAACCCCCGGCGAACTCCACCCCCGTGATTGACTTTGCACTGCGCGTGGAGTCCATCCGGCGCCGGCGGGCGCTGACGCGCCTGCGGGAGGCCGTGCTCTCGCAATCGCCGGGGCTCCGCCGCGTCCATCGCGCGGTGCGGGCCCGGATCCTGGCCCGCGTGGCCTGAGCCGGGTGTTAAACGCATCACACTATTAGGGTTTTTGCCTAATTGACAACCCGAGGATTTGGCCCAGAATGTCGCTAAGCGATCGTAGGGCGGGGACGACAATCTGGGGCAACTTCAGGGCCTTCATTCGCTGCCTCCTCAGATAATCTGTAACGCTGGACAGCCCCACTCGTTCTGCCTGATAGATCACCCCTTTATGGCGCAGGGCGCACGCTCGGGGGATCGCGGTCGCAGTTGGGACCGCCAGGGAGGGCGATGTGGCGGCGACAGTATCAGTCGCACTGCCGGCTACAGCGGCGACCGGGGCGCGCGAAACCACTGCAGCACCTCTAGATGAAGCGACCTGGTCGAAAATCTTCGACGACAACTACGCCCTGATATATCGCTACGCCCACGCGCGCCTAGGCTGCCGCGAGGACGCCGAGGAACTGGCCTCGCAGGTGTTCCTGGAGGCGCTGCGCAGCATCCACCTCTACAAACCCACCGACAAGCCTATCCTTGCCTGGCTCTACGGCATCGCCCGGAATCTGGTCGCGAACCACGTCCGGCGCAAGCAGCGAGCGAAGGCGGCGTACGACACGTTCGCGCAGAAGCTGTCGCTCCCTGCCGGGGACTTCATCGTCGACCGGCTGGCACTATCGCAGGCGCTGGGCAAGCTCACGCCGGAGCAGCGGGACGTAATCGTGATGCGCTTCATATCCGGCCTGTCGACGCCGGAGATCGCCGCGGCCATGGGCCGCAAAGAGGGGGCGATCTATTCGCTCCAGGTGCGCGCCCTTGCGTCACTGAGGAAAGTTCTTTCATCTTAAACCGCTAGGCTGCCGACAGAACGCGCGCGTTCTGACCATGTATATGCCAGAAAAGCCGCCATGCGGAGACGAGACCTGCGCGCTCTTGCCGAGTGCTACAAGATAATCGAGGCCACGGGCGACCTTGCCCTCTGCCGCAAGCTGTACCCGGAGGTCATGGACCGCCTGGTGAAGGACGTGAAGCTCCAGACGCGCCTCGCCGCCTTCAAGGCGCCGGAACCCGAAGCCAGCGCGTCCGCGCGCGCGGCCCTGCTGGAGGCGCTGAAGGCCGCCCAGCGGGGCGGGAATGGCGCCGGCGCCAAGTAAGCTGCACTCCGTCACGCCACCCTAATTCTCTCGACGCAGCCAGCCGATAATCTTGTTAGACTCGGCACGAGAGGATGGCGGCGTGAGCATCAACCCTTGGCTCCTGGGCCTCGTGGTGGCGATAGGCTCGTACGCTGGCTGCGAGTTGGCGAACGTACGCGAAGTCGCAGTCGCCATCGGGCTCTTTTCGTTTATGAACGGTTTCGGCGCCTGGCTGCTGGTCACGGTTACGAAGAACCTGATCGCGGTACTCAAAGGCGGCCACATTCGCTTCTACTAGTTAGCCGGGCGGGTTAGATACCTGCTGAAAGACCTAGGCCCGGCGAAAACGGCGCGGCCTCGACCATCTAGGAGTGATGGGTCGACGCAGCGCTGGTTCGTCTAGGCATTTGGCCCTCGCCTGTTGGCTGTTGGCGCCTTTGCCGGTGCCTGGGACTCGGTAACCCGGAATGTCCGCGCTCGAATCTCAGGTGCAGGCCTCCGCGCCAGCTGTGCCAGTTCCTGGGTCCCTGGACCTCGTTGTTGCCCGCACCGGGCTTGACGCCCGTCGCTTTGCCTTCATCTCGCTTTGCCTGGCGTTCTTGTCGATGGGCCTGGTCGGTTATACCGACCTTGACTACTGGTGGCATCTGAGCACCGGGCAGTACATATTCGAGACTCAGTCAATCCCTCAAACCGACCCATTCTCGTTCACTGCCGCCGGCAAGGACTGGGTCGCCCATGAGTGGCTTTCTGAGCTGGCCATCTATGTGGTGCAGGCCATCGGCGGCTATGCCGCGAACGTGGCCGTCTTTACTGCCGCGGGACTGACAGCGCTGGTCGTTGGATACCGCACGGTCCTTTCGTTTGGCGTTTCCCGGCGGCTTGGGGTCGGGCTCTTCTTCTGGGCAGGGCTCCTCTTTGCAGGCTTCTGGACCGTACGGCCGCAGCTCTTTACGTTTGCGCTCTTCTCTGTATTCTTGGCCGTTCTGTTTGCCCACAGGAGGGGTAAGAACCGCCTTTGGCTGCTCCCTCCACTGATGGTGTTATGGGCAAACCTTCACCTTGGATTTACATATGGGCTCGCTCTGGTCGGGCTGTACGCCGTCGCGACCACCTTCGAGCGCGTCCGCTGGTCAGAGGCGCGCGACCTAAAGGCAATCTACCTTACGCTCGCAGGCTGCGTACTGGCCACGTTCCTGACTCCGTATCCGGGGGAGCTTCTACTGTATCCGCTCGGCTACTTCGAGTCCGGTACGGCCACGTCCCAGATTGCGGAGTGGCGATCGCCCGACTTCCACCAGCCGTTCATGATCCCCCTGGCGATTTCCATTCTCACATTTGCTGCGATTGGGTTGTTCAAGCGGCCGCATGACGCCTTTGTGCCATTGCTGGGCCTTGTCTTCACGTTTCTGGCTCTGTCGTCCGTCCGCAACCAGCCGCTGTTCGCGCTTGTCTTTATCGTTGTGATTGCAGCGCTGCGCGAAGGGGAGTCACTGCGCGAGGCGGGGGTGACGCCGCTGCGGCGGATGAGGCTCCACCTGGCCGGGCTCGTTCTCGTAGCGGCAGCCCTGACCATTGTCTTCCTGATGAGGCCGCAGTATTCGCAGCTCCGCGAGACAGCGAATCTAGATGGGCTCATCAAGTACCCCGTCGCTGGGGCCGATTTCATCCGAGAGCGATACCCTGACGCGCGCCTATTCAACGAGTACGCGTGGGGAGGATTCCTGATCCACCGGCTCTATCCACAAAAGGTCTTCATCGACGGTCGTAACGACTTCTACGGCCCGACAATCATGAGCGACTACCGAAAGGTCGTAGGCGGCAGGCCGGAATGGCAGTCCATCCTGGACAAATATGGCGTTGACGTAGCCATCGTCCTGAAGGACTCGGCCCTTGCTCAACTCCTTCGAGAGAGTGACGAGGTGTGGCGGCTGGAGTTTACAGGAGAAAGGGAGGCTGTCTTCGTCCGATCCGGACGCTCGCTGCGTGACGACGCGGGCCGTTGCATGTGGCCTGGCGAGGGCAGCTCATTCGTATCCTCAGGGTGCCCTAATGGCGGCTGATCCTGCGGCGGGGGCCCGGATCGGCCGCGTAGGGTATGCGCTCCCGATCCTGCCATCCCTGGCCGATGCTGCCATCGGCCGCCATCAGGGCCTCCTTGCGAAGGTCCTGAGATACATGGTCATCGGCCTGGCGGTAACGGCGGTCTATGACCTGGCCGTGGTCATATTGACGCACTGGCAGGGGGTTGCTGCGCTGGAGTCGGCGGTCATTGCGTATTGCCTGGCGGCCCCGTTCTCGTACCTTGGGCACCGCTTCTATACGTTTTGCTCCGATGCGAAGGTCCGGCCGGAGCTCACGAGGTTCTTACTTGCCGCTCCTTGGAGTTTTGCGGCCTCTCTTGCAGGGATGTTTGTCATGACCTCGTTGCTCGGGCTGCCGGCAATAGCTGGAGCGCTCGCGGCAACAGTGCTGGTCCCTCTGGGGAACTTTCTGATCTTGAGCTACAGGGTCTTCCTTCCGAGTCCTGCGGGGTCCTGATTGTCCGGCTCCGCGTTCAGCCGCCGAGCACGGTTGCCACGCCCAGGCGGTCGGCGATGGGTCCTCCCGGCGGCGTGGCCGAGCTCGTTGGACTTCGCCACCCCGGTGGCGGTCGCCGTCATCACCCTAGCGGCTTTGCTCGCGAGGCTGGCGCTGGTGACCAGTACAGACTTTCCACTCGGCGACGGTGGGCTCTTCTACGCAATGGTGGAGGACCTTCGGGCTAACCGTTTTTCGCTGCCGGCGTTCACATCCTATAACGACAGCGAGATCCCGTTCGCTTACTCCCCACTGTCTTTCTATGTCGCCGCAGCAATGGGAAGCATTGGTGTTTCCACGCTTGATTCGCTCAGGTTCCTGCCGCTTACGGTAGGCGCGGCGGCAATCCCGGCTTTCTACCTTTTCGCGAAAGCAGTGCACATGAAGGGCTCTACAGCCCTTATTGCGACCTCTTTGTTCGCGTTTGCGACCTCCTTCGGGTGGACGATTCTAGGCGGTGGCCTCACGCGTACATTTGGCATCTTCTTTGGGTTACTCGCCATGTATCACCTATACGTGCTGACCTCGCGAGATGGGTCGCTGAAGCGAGTAATGCTAGCCGGTGCGTTCGTGGCACTGACTCTACTTTCGCATCAGCAATTGGCATGGACGGTTAGCGTTGCCTTTGGCCTCATGCTTGTCGCACTCACTCCGCGCTTCTCCTGGCGCTCTCTTGGTCCTCCGTTCGCAGTCACGATCATCGTATTGGCACTTACGGCGCCCTGGTGGCTGTCAGTAATCAGTACACATGGCACAGGTCCCTTTCGTGCGGAGTTCGCCGCCGGCAGTTTCTCGCCGCTGCGCGCCGTCGTAGGAATAGTCTCACTCGTCGTCGCAAGGAGGTCATTTCCCCTGGCCTTTTTGATCGCGCTCCTGTACCTGGAGGGGCGCAGTCTCGAGTACGCCTGGATCTTCGGCCTGAGTTTGGTGACGGGCTCCCTACTGGCGGACACGTGGGCTCTGGCTTCTCGGCGCCGGGGTCCGGGAGGCGGGGGCCTGAGGGGCCGCCCTGCCGCAATGGCAGGGCTAGCGATGCTAACCATCGTCTGGCTGATACCCGCCTGGAGCGCCGTGGAGATTTCCCACAGCCGTGCAGGGGCTCACAGGCCGGCATTCGAATGGGTCTCAGCCAACACGCCCGATGGTAGCCGCTTCATCGTCATTGGCGACGGACGTCACTGGTCCGTCGACTTCGCCGGCGAATGGTTTCCCGTTCTCGCGCGGCGCGAGAACGTCGCCACGGTCCAGGGCAGCGAGTGGCTGCGCGGCTCCGAGGGGTTCCATAGCCGAGTCGACCGCCACCGAGAGATGCAGCGCTGTAAGGTGCTCTCGGTGGAGTGCCTGGACGAGTGGCAGAGGTCCGCGCCCGCAAGCTTCAGTCACGTTCTGATTGACACCGGCTCCTGCTGCCTCCGTCTGCGGAAGTCACTTGAGACGTCTGGCAAATACAGGCTCGTCTACGAGGGCAAGCATGAGCAAATTTACGAAGTGGCGAGCGACCAAAATCCTCGTCTCCGGGCCATATCTGAGTGACACTGACCGCCATGGTGACAGGCGGGGGCACCGGAGGTGAAACCGAGAGGAAAGCACTTCAGCGGAAAGCCAGAAGCGCCGGTCCGGACAGGGCCGGAGCACAAAGTTCAGGGAGGAACGAACTCTACATGCAGGTCTTGACGTACATTTTCGACCGGATCGCCGCGCTACTCCACGAGGAAGAAGCCCAGGACGGCTTCGAGTACATGCTCGTCGTAGGTGGCGTTTCGGTGGCCGTGATCATTGCCATCCTGGCGATCGGGCCGAACTCGCTGGCGAATGCAGTTTGTGACGCGATCAACAACATCAGCGTCTTCAGCACCTTCGACTGCTAGAGCCGTGACGAGAGTGAAGGTGGCCTCGATGCTCGGGGCCACCTTCGCCCGTTTCCTCGCGCTGCGGCGGGAGGAGCGCGCGCAGGTGGGCATCGAATGGCTGCTGGCGACGGGCGCGATGACCGTCGTGTTCGCTGCCCTGCTAATCGGCCTCTATGAGGCCTTCGTGCCTTGGGCGCTCCGGTCGATCTGCAGCATCGTGGACCCTCTTGGTGATGGAACTAACTGCATCACAATCATCTGATCAGGCAGACTGACAAGAACTCCTGTGAACATCTTCGATGACCCCAACAGGCGCTCCGTCCCCGGCCCCCGTGACGAACGCGGCCAGGCCGGTATGGAGCTCCTTCTGGTCTTCCCAGTCTTCTTCGTCGTTGTCTTGCTCGCGGTGGAGTTCGGGGTGTGGATGTATCAGAACGTGACAATCAGCAACGCCGTCCGGGACGCAGCGCGGTTCGGGTCGGTGAACTGCGGCGACGGCAGCTGCACTGTCGACGAGATCAAGCAGCGCGTTGTGGACCGCTCGAACGGGGCAGTAGCCCTGGGCGATGTCACCGTCACCTGGGTGACGCGCGGCACGGCCACGGCGGGACAGAAGGGCAGCTCGGTGGCGGTGAACGCGCGGCGCAATTACGCGCCCATCTTCCTGCCAGCGGGCGTGGGCTTCACCTGGCCGATCGGGTCCTGCTCTGAGATGCGGCTGGAAAGGAACGACACGGGAACGATCGTGTCGGGGTCGGGCTGCTGACTATGGTCACTCTTCCCATGGGCCTACGCGCCCGGATGTCGGACGAGCGGGGGCAGACCGCGCTATCGATCCTGCTCATGACACTCGGTGTCTTCATTTTCGCGGCCCTCGCACTCGATGCCGGTCTCTGGTACTTCCACCACCGTACAGTGCAGAACCAGGCAGACGCGGCTGCACACGCTGCAGTCCTGAACTTGCCGGAGTCGACCGCGGAGGCGACAGCGTCGGCGATCGCCTGGCTGAAGCAAAATGGCGTGCCCGATCCAGTTGCAGACGCCGCGGAAGTCGGCACCGGGACTGACTGCGGGGACATGGCGATAGCCAGCGGACAAGATGGACGGGCCAAGATTCTTTTCAGTGATGCCAACAATGCAGTGAAGGTTTGTCTGCGAATGAGGTCAGGCGTCTTCCTCAGTGGCCTTGCCGGCATCACTGAAGCCATCGTAAGCGCATCTGCGAAGGCGCGCGTCCAGGTCATTCCTTCGCCTTACTCGCTTATGTCCATGTATCCCGGCGGCTGTCTTCCCCAGGCAGAGTTCTGGGCGACTGGCAGCGGGGCTGGCGTGCGGGTGACCGGTGGCGGGTCCACCTACACCGATTCGTCGTGCTGTCCTAACGCTCTCTCCGCGACCGGTGGAGGAGTGATTGAGTCGGGAGGCAACGACGTCCCGAACGGCTGCGGACAAGGTTCCGGCATCACACCGCCACCCAATACCGAGGCCGAGGACCTCGATGATCCATTTGCTCAACTTCAGGACCCTCCGGTC from Dehalococcoidia bacterium harbors:
- a CDS encoding pilus assembly protein TadG-related protein; this encodes MGLRARMSDERGQTALSILLMTLGVFIFAALALDAGLWYFHHRTVQNQADAAAHAAVLNLPESTAEATASAIAWLKQNGVPDPVADAAEVGTGTDCGDMAIASGQDGRAKILFSDANNAVKVCLRMRSGVFLSGLAGITEAIVSASAKARVQVIPSPYSLMSMYPGGCLPQAEFWATGSGAGVRVTGGGSTYTDSSCCPNALSATGGGVIESGGNDVPNGCGQGSGITPPPNTEAEDLDDPFAQLQDPPVSGINSMPCRTQDASGQPIPNTINSGTWELLPGRYCTGLKASNNPTIRLRPGIYIMQGDLELGSNVNFTSDLNSNGTLESTEEVLIYATCNPHPCGTAVCSPSGSVAPRLQFPGQAMLWLRGHSSYERILIWVDRTSRYFSTVSLSGGATGRLDGRLYALCSFVDFTGSSTGNLTVNMSMVAGTFKFSGNGLVSIPYDPILAPPLRIIALVE
- a CDS encoding GtrA family protein — encoded protein: MAADPAAGARIGRVGYALPILPSLADAAIGRHQGLLAKVLRYMVIGLAVTAVYDLAVVILTHWQGVAALESAVIAYCLAAPFSYLGHRFYTFCSDAKVRPELTRFLLAAPWSFAASLAGMFVMTSLLGLPAIAGALAATVLVPLGNFLILSYRVFLPSPAGS
- a CDS encoding sigma-70 family RNA polymerase sigma factor, giving the protein MAATVSVALPATAATGARETTAAPLDEATWSKIFDDNYALIYRYAHARLGCREDAEELASQVFLEALRSIHLYKPTDKPILAWLYGIARNLVANHVRRKQRAKAAYDTFAQKLSLPAGDFIVDRLALSQALGKLTPEQRDVIVMRFISGLSTPEIAAAMGRKEGAIYSLQVRALASLRKVLSS
- a CDS encoding TadE/TadG family type IV pilus assembly protein, with the protein product MNIFDDPNRRSVPGPRDERGQAGMELLLVFPVFFVVVLLAVEFGVWMYQNVTISNAVRDAARFGSVNCGDGSCTVDEIKQRVVDRSNGAVALGDVTVTWVTRGTATAGQKGSSVAVNARRNYAPIFLPAGVGFTWPIGSCSEMRLERNDTGTIVSGSGC
- a CDS encoding VWA domain-containing protein — encoded protein: MELSVLVALLISAVFAAAPVRADNHQTARIIEVDDSDFPRVRVVLSVAEVGGRPVTGLGAGAFQAEETGAAANVASVQSVVDQRIGVAVVLTIDTSGSMAGNAITQAKAAAGTFLRSLQPVDQAALISFSDNVNVLTALALDRTPALQEVDRLQAVGNTALYTGVARSVEVARSASLARRAIILLSDGQDFGGVSTVSRDESLRLAAEAGVPVYAIGLGPSIDRAYLEQLAGQTGGAFFAAPTPAAIPGIYQQLAELLRSQYVLTIESSAPADVRQRSLFLRINTGSGTLEVRADYTTRRTIPDPTAVPAEVAPLPPPPDKSDNSQLIAIVLAAILVVGVTAVSGRYVQAKVRDRKLAAELAVLAARAASELKTAPEGPRVDGAFPRLSLVVAGGPSKGQRYPIGDEPLTLGAREGCHIRLEGIADEYARVWYRDGKLMFHRLDGRVHGGGAWLSLGPGDSLEVGPHALVVESE